One window of the Candidatus Chryseobacterium colombiense genome contains the following:
- a CDS encoding efflux RND transporter permease subunit, with product MIKNFINRPVLSTVISILIVILGVLGLISLPVTQYPDIAPPTVSVSTNYTGANAETVMKSVVVPLEEQINGVEGMDYITSSAGNDGSAQIQVFFKQGIDPDIAAVNVQNRVARATPLLPSEVTRSGVVTQKQQTSALMYMSFYSENKDLDDVYLQNFLNINIIPNLKRINGVGDANVFGGKNYSMRVWLDPAKMAAYGVTPTDVTNAINEQSREAAAGSIGQNSGSSFEYIIKYVGKFNDKAQYDNIIIKALPDGQNLMLKDVAKVELAGQSYTGIGENGNNPSISMGIFQTPGSNAQEIIKNIKAYLKSAEGTFPQGIKYTFNFDTNEFLEASIDKVVHTLIEAFILVFIVVYIFLQDFRSTLIPAIAVPVSIVGAFFFLNLFGYSLNLLTLFALVLAIGIVVDDAIVVVEAVHAKMEHGISDAKKATVEAMDEITGAIISITLVMAAVFVPVTFITGPTGVFYQQFGITLIIAIIISAINALTLSPVLCSLFLKPHEAHHAEYKNLNFLQKFFYKFNIAFKTATERYGKGFVFLLRHKWVTLIIFAVTAGILYWASSTMKKGFVPTEDRGIIFTDVQLPPGASMERTYNALKTLQAKALKVPGVQNVTISTGRGFLSGNGSNNGLAFIKLKPFDERKQGGQTSEDITKQLFGISGAVPDAKVVFFQPPSVPGFGNSAGFEMVLLDKSGGEYADLDNKMNEFIGKLMQRPEIEFAQSSFNTKYPQYEMQVNVPLAKQMGVSVSDILATMQGYIGGIYTADFTKYGKQFRVMVQALPDNRKSIENLNELYVKTGSGVMSPISQFVSMKKAYGPQSVSRYNLFTSVKITGANSAGYSSGDAITAVQQVADETLNQNYAVEFTGLTREELNSGSQTLLIFGLSLIFVYFILSAQYESYILPLIVVISLPLGVMGAYFGQKIMGLENNIYFQIALIMLVGLLAKNAILIVEFAVQRRHHGETIVMSAINAAKARLRPILMTSFAFIFGLLPLVLASGIGAVGNRSIATGAAIGLLIGTILGLFVIPVLYVIFEYLQEKIKPIKKEEINLAE from the coding sequence ATGATTAAAAATTTTATAAACAGACCGGTTTTATCCACGGTAATCTCAATCTTGATTGTGATTCTCGGGGTTTTGGGATTGATCTCACTACCGGTTACACAGTATCCTGATATTGCGCCTCCTACAGTAAGTGTTTCAACGAACTACACCGGAGCCAATGCAGAAACCGTGATGAAAAGTGTTGTAGTACCTTTGGAAGAACAGATCAACGGGGTAGAAGGTATGGATTACATCACTTCTTCGGCCGGAAACGATGGTTCAGCTCAGATCCAGGTATTCTTTAAGCAGGGAATCGACCCGGATATTGCAGCGGTAAACGTACAGAACCGTGTTGCAAGAGCAACTCCTTTATTACCGAGTGAAGTTACACGTTCAGGGGTTGTTACTCAAAAACAGCAGACCAGTGCCTTGATGTATATGTCTTTCTACTCTGAAAACAAAGATTTAGACGATGTATACCTTCAGAACTTCCTAAATATTAATATTATCCCCAACCTAAAAAGGATTAACGGGGTAGGTGATGCCAATGTTTTCGGAGGTAAAAACTACTCGATGAGAGTCTGGTTAGATCCTGCTAAAATGGCGGCTTACGGAGTAACTCCAACTGATGTTACCAATGCAATCAATGAGCAGAGTAGAGAAGCGGCTGCAGGTTCTATCGGACAAAACAGTGGAAGCTCTTTCGAATACATCATTAAATATGTTGGTAAATTCAACGATAAGGCACAATATGATAATATCATCATTAAAGCTCTTCCGGACGGACAAAACCTGATGTTGAAAGACGTTGCTAAAGTAGAATTGGCAGGTCAGTCTTATACAGGAATCGGGGAAAACGGGAACAATCCATCCATCAGTATGGGGATCTTCCAGACACCGGGTTCTAATGCTCAGGAGATTATTAAAAACATTAAAGCTTATCTAAAATCTGCAGAAGGAACTTTCCCTCAGGGAATTAAGTATACATTTAACTTTGATACCAACGAATTCCTTGAAGCATCCATCGATAAAGTAGTTCATACTCTAATCGAAGCATTTATACTGGTATTTATCGTTGTTTACATTTTCCTTCAGGATTTCAGATCGACTTTGATTCCAGCAATTGCGGTTCCGGTTTCTATTGTGGGAGCATTTTTCTTCCTGAATTTATTTGGATATTCCTTAAACCTATTAACGTTATTTGCCTTGGTATTGGCTATCGGTATCGTTGTTGATGATGCGATTGTCGTCGTCGAAGCCGTGCACGCCAAGATGGAACATGGTATTTCCGATGCTAAAAAAGCTACCGTAGAAGCAATGGATGAAATTACAGGGGCAATTATTTCAATTACTTTAGTAATGGCAGCTGTATTCGTTCCCGTAACATTTATTACAGGTCCGACCGGAGTATTTTACCAACAGTTTGGGATCACGCTTATTATTGCGATTATCATTTCGGCAATTAACGCTTTAACTTTAAGTCCGGTTTTATGTTCATTATTCCTAAAACCTCACGAAGCACATCATGCAGAATATAAGAATCTGAACTTCCTTCAAAAATTCTTCTATAAGTTCAATATTGCTTTCAAAACAGCTACTGAACGTTATGGAAAAGGATTCGTATTCTTATTGAGACATAAATGGGTTACGTTAATCATTTTTGCGGTAACAGCCGGTATATTATATTGGGCAAGTTCTACCATGAAAAAAGGTTTCGTACCTACAGAAGACAGAGGGATTATCTTTACTGATGTTCAGCTTCCTCCGGGAGCTTCTATGGAAAGAACCTATAATGCGTTAAAAACCCTTCAGGCAAAAGCTTTAAAAGTTCCTGGAGTACAAAACGTTACCATTTCTACCGGTAGAGGATTCTTATCCGGAAACGGGAGTAACAATGGTCTTGCCTTCATTAAACTGAAACCTTTTGACGAAAGAAAACAAGGCGGACAGACTTCTGAAGACATCACCAAACAGTTATTCGGAATTTCAGGAGCCGTTCCTGATGCAAAAGTTGTATTCTTCCAGCCACCGAGTGTACCCGGTTTCGGTAACAGTGCGGGTTTTGAGATGGTATTATTGGATAAATCGGGGGGAGAATATGCTGACTTAGATAATAAAATGAATGAATTCATCGGTAAATTGATGCAAAGACCAGAAATCGAATTTGCACAGTCTTCATTCAACACAAAATATCCTCAGTATGAAATGCAGGTAAATGTACCATTGGCTAAGCAGATGGGAGTTTCTGTAAGTGATATTCTTGCTACCATGCAGGGCTATATCGGAGGAATTTACACTGCTGACTTTACCAAATATGGAAAACAGTTCAGGGTAATGGTTCAGGCTCTTCCTGATAACAGAAAAAGCATTGAAAACCTTAATGAACTTTATGTAAAAACAGGTTCAGGCGTAATGTCACCGATTTCTCAGTTTGTATCGATGAAAAAGGCATACGGGCCACAATCTGTAAGCCGTTACAACCTATTTACTTCGGTGAAAATTACTGGGGCCAACTCCGCGGGATACAGTTCCGGAGATGCCATTACGGCTGTTCAGCAGGTAGCTGATGAAACTTTGAACCAGAATTATGCTGTAGAATTCACAGGATTAACGAGAGAAGAATTAAATTCTGGATCTCAAACCTTATTGATTTTCGGATTAAGTTTAATTTTCGTTTACTTTATTCTTTCTGCACAGTATGAAAGTTATATTCTTCCGCTTATTGTGGTAATTTCTCTTCCTCTTGGGGTAATGGGAGCTTATTTCGGTCAGAAAATCATGGGCTTGGAAAACAATATTTATTTCCAGATTGCCCTGATCATGTTGGTTGGTTTATTGGCTAAAAATGCCATTCTGATTGTTGAATTTGCTGTCCAGAGAAGACACCACGGTGAAACGATCGTTATGTCTGCCATTAATGCTGCAAAAGCAAGATTAAGACCTATCCTGATGACCTCAT